The Mesorhizobium sp. AR02 genomic interval GTTCGGCAAATGGAACGAGCCGCGGCCGCGCGTGCTGTTGCTCGACGAGCCGACGGTCGGTGTCGATGTCGGCGCGCGCGAGGAGATTTACGGCGTCATTCGTGCCGCGGCGGTGGCCGGCAGCGGGGTGCTGCTGGTGTCTTCGGATCTCTCCGAACTGCTGCAGCTCTGCGACCGCATCTCGATCGTCGTCGATGGCCGCATCACCAGGACGATTGCGCGGTCGGAATTCGGCAGCGCCGAGGACCTTCATCACCTCATTCAACTTTCGCAGCCATCGGAAGAGCACGCGGCATGACCGACACTGAAAGCCCGGCAAAGGCAGCAATGGCAAAGGGCGCCGCGAACCAGCCGGGCGGTCGCTCGGCGTTGCGGCATCTGCTGCAGGGTGAGCGTCCCTACATGCTCTATGTCGCCTTCGCCATCATGCTGATCGTCTTCAGCCTGGCGTCGCCCTGGTTCCTGTCGATCGACAATTTTCTCAACATCGGCCGCCAGACGACGCTGGTCTCGATCATTGCGGTGGGCATGACGTTCGTCATCATCTCCAGGCAGATCGACCTGTCGGTCGCCTCGACGCTGGCGCTTTCGGGGATGAGCGCGTCGCTGGCCATGGCGTTCGTCGCCAACAACTGGGTCGTCGGCGCGGTGGCGGGGCTGGGCACAGGCGCGCTGATCGGGCTGATCAACGGTGTCTTGACCACCCGCCTCGAAATCCCGTCCTTCCTGGTGACATTGGGCACGTTGAGCGGCGCGCGCGGGCTGGCGCTGATGGTCACCAACACCAAGCCGGTCATCATCATCAACGAATATTATTTCGCGATTTTCGGTGAGGGCTCGGTGCTCGGCATCCCGGCGCCGATCCTGTGGACGCTCGGCGTCACCATCGCCGGTATCTTGCTGCTGCATTACAGCGTCTATGGGCGGCGGGTCTATGCGGCCGGCGGCAATCCGACGGCGGCGCTCTATTCCGGGGTCCATATCAAGCAGGTCACGACGCTCGCCTTCGTCTTGACCGGGACGCTCGCCGGGCTGGCATCGCTGATCCTGTCGGCGCGTTCGCATGCGGCGCGGCCCGACGTGGTGCAAGGCATGGAGCTCGACGTCATCGCCTCGGTCATCCTCGGCGGCTGCAGCCTGTTCGGCGGCCGCGGCTTCGTGCTCGGCACGCTGCTCGGCAGCCTGATCATCGGCACGCTCAACAACGGACTGGTGCTGCTCGGCGTCAGCTCGTCGCTGCAACTCGTCATCAAGGGAGCAATCATCGTCGCCGCGGTCGCGTTCACGAGGAGGTAAGGCGCGCACGCGGAAATCAGCAGAAAACCGCCGGCTCCAAACGGCAAAACAAACGATAGAGATCAACGGAGGAAGTCATGAAATTGGTAGGAATTCACTCGCTTTTCTGCATATTGAGCCTCGCCGCCAGCGCCTTCGCGCTGTCGACATCCCTGAGTTTCGCGCAGACGCCGGACACCTGCGTTACCGGCGTCGACATGGCGACGCTCGGCCCCAAGGGCATTGTCGGGCAAGGCCCGCATGGCGAAAAGGCAGCCTCGCCTGACGAACTGAAATTGACCGACGACGAGGCCGCCAAGGTCAAGGCCGGCAAGTTCAAGGTCGGCATTTCCATGCAGACGGTGAACCTCGACTGGTCGCAGCTGCAGGTGCAAGGCATCAGCGAAACGCTGGCCAAATATGGTGTCACCGTCACCGGCGTCGCCTCGGCTGAATATCAGGTCGACAAGCAGATCGCCGATATCGAGAACACCATCCAGCAGCATCCCGACGGCATCATCTCCATCCCCGTCGATTTCACCGCGACGGCGCCGACCTACAAGAAGGTGGGCGAAGCCGGCATCAAGCTGGTGTTCATGGACAGCATTCCGGTTGGCCTCTCATCGCCAAAGGATTTTGCCTCGATGATCTCGGCCGACAGCCAGGGCAATGGCCAGATCGCGGCGACGATCCTGGCGTCCTGCATGCCCAAGGGCGGCACGATCGGCCTGGTCAATTTCGGCGTCGACTATTTCAGCACCAATGAGCGCACCAAGGGCGTCGGCGAGTGGATGAGGAAGAACCGGCCCGACATCGTCATGAAGCAGGTCGACTTCACCGATCCCTCGAAAGTGTCGCAGATCGCCGGCGACTTCCTCACTGGCAACCCCGATGTGAAGGGCCTGTACGCGGTGTGGGACCAGCCGGCGCTCGACACGCTATCCTCGATGCGGGCGCAAGGCATCGACATTCCGATCACCACGGTCGATCTCGGCCTGCAGTCGGCGATCGAGATCGCCAAGGGCGGCCCACTCAAGGCAACCGGCTCGCAGCGCCCCTATGACCAGGGCGTCGCCGAGGCGCTGGCCATGATGAAGGCGCTGATCGGGCAACCCACGCCCGCCTGGGTCGGCGTGCAGTCGCTGCCGGTGGTGCAGTCCAACGTTCTGGAATCCTTCAAGACCGTCTTCCACAAGGATCCGCCGGCCGAACTGGTCGACGCCTGCAACAGCGCCAAGCCGAAGTGCAATTGAGGTAAGGAGACAGTCATGGGCACGGGGGACCCTGTGCCCATGGTTGGTCATGCCTCTGAACAATCGTGCCAACCCAGGACTGGCGAAGCGACTACGCCTTCGCTTCGACCAGGATCACCAGCGATTCCGGCACCACGCCATCATGCGCCATCGCGTCGGCGGCCGCCTTGCTCTGCATCAGCGCGGCCATCTTGTCCATGTCCGGAACGTCCATCATGACGGCCACCCGTTTTGGGTTCTGCGGATCGACGAAGGTGCGGATGTTGGTGATCCCCAGCGAGCCGAAAAGCTCCTTGCGCTTGGGTGAACCGAGCCAGTGCTTGCTGTCTTTCGTGATGTTGTGATGGCCAATGATTGTTGGCATGGCATCCTCCCCAGGGGGGACGCCGGCGGCCGAAAATCGCCCGTCTGTTTGCTGCGATCCACCTGTAGGGGCCAGTGAGCGCCGTTTCCGCCGGACTGTCAATTAGCTGTTGCTGATGGATCGTCGGTGCATTGGGCTGCGGTGAAGGCCGTGCCGCCGTCACCGTCCCAGCGAAACCACTGAAATCGCGCAAAAGCCCGATCCTCAGTGCCTGTGATCCGCCGGCCGCGGATATTCCGACCCATCCACCAGGGCACCACAAGGCTCGCACAAGCGCCGCGGGCCAGAGTAGAGCCGCACATCGTGCTGAGGTAGCGGCGTGGAGGCTGAACCGGCCGTAACCACCGCGTGACATAAGGGCTTGAGGGCTTGAATAGCGCGGCAGTTCAAATCGATACGTTTGAAGATCCCAACCTCATCATGGGCAAAGCGCCCATCGTTCGAGCCGTCTTCGAGGGGCGGGATATTTCCCCCTTGTGGGATGCGCTCTTCGGGCGCGTTAGCGCCGATGTCACCGATGCCGCGGCGTTTCTGGATGTGTCGATCCTGCTTCATGCGATCGGCGAGGAAGACAAGGCGGTGCTCAGCCAGAAGGCCGCACTCGAGATCGGTCGCAAATACCGGATCCGCAACGGACGCGGCACAGGACCGAACGTCCTTGTTTTCGTGACCGCCGGCGACTTCATGGCCAACACGCCGATCGAATTCCTGCTCGAGGCATCCGACGCCAACATTCTGCTCCATTATGTCGACGCCGACACTGCGGACCTCGGGGATGTTCCCGAGCATGATGTAGCCTTTGTGGCTGTTGGCGAGTCCGCGGCAAATCTCGCCGTGCTGGAGAACCTGGACAGGCTGCTTCGCGATTGGGCAGGCCCGATCATGAACAACGCGCCGCGTCGCATCATGGCCCTGTCCAGGGACGGCGTCGCGGAAGCCCTCAAGGACGAGCCTTCCATACTAGCCCCGGCCGCTGCCCGCGTTTCGCGAGGCGTGGTCGAGCAACTGGCTTCCGGCGAGATTGAAGTTGCGTCAATCCTTGAGGCCAACACCTATCCTGTGATCGTCCGTCCGGTCGGCACGCATGCCGGCAAGGGAATGGAGAAGATCTCGACACGATCGGAGCTATCGGCCTATCTGGAGGCTCAAGCCGAAGGCGAATTCTTTGTCACGCCGTTCATCGACTACAGCGGGACAGACGCCAAATTCCGCAAGCAACGCGTCGCGTTCATCAACGGGCGACCCTATGCCAGCCATCTCGCTGTATCCGAACATTGGATGGTTCATTACCTGAACGCCGGCATGACCCAGCACGAAGACAGGCGTGCCGAAGAAGCCTTGTGGATGGCCAACTTCGACAATGACTTCGCGGTGCGTCACGCGCGTTCATTCGACGCCCTTCATCGACGTCTGGGCCTGGACTACTTCGCCATCGATTGCGCCGAACTCTCCGATGGCCGCCTGCTGGTGTTCGAGGCGGATGTCGCGATGATCGTTCATTCCATGGATTGGGAGAGCATCTTTCCCTACAAGAAGAGCGCCATGCGCAAACTTTTTGCGGCGTTCGAAAACGCGCTGGCAAGGCGCGTGGCACGGATGATGCCAACGCCGGCGATCACATGCGCCCATACGGGTAAACCTGTCGTCTACCAGCGGACCGAGGACGACTGCCTGGTTTGTGTCCTGGCGATGTTCACGGGCCGAACCTACGAGGACATCGAGGCCATCGCACGCAGCTGCGATCCGGCATATCCGCTCGGCGGTCCGATGAGCCATTCCATCATGCGCGGCGTTGCCAACAAATGCGGTTTCGCTCTCCTGAGCAGCATTTACATGCTGTGGGCCAGGCCCGCGATCATCGGCCTGGTTTCGCCGACCATTCCCAACACCGGCCACGCGGTTCTTTGGGATGGCGAGAAAATCATCGATCCGGGTTCCAGCGAACGTGTCGATCGCCCCTATGTCGACAGATGCGGGCTGGAATTCACACAGCGGGCAAGCGACCTGCAGCCGCTGATCAGCCATGACATCGAGATCTCCTACCTGGCCGGTGCCGTGGCGGCCAATGAACCGCTTTGACCACCTCGCCAGCGCCGCCCTGACCACGGAGACCATCATGCCTGCAATTCAGCGCGGGATCCTGCAGATGCCGAATCCGGTCGCGGAAACGAGCGGCGACGATCAGCCTTCCCATTCGCCGGCCTCCGTTTCATTCCTGCTCGGGACAGGTGGCGACAGACGCATCTGGCCGGACGCGATCACCCGGCGCAACCGGTATGGAACGCGCTTGACCCCGGTGGACGATGAGATCTCGTTCTCGTCGACGACGGCGAGCAACATTTCTCGGGAGGGTTTCCTGGCCGCCGGGGTCGAGCTTGGACGTCTTATCGACATGGCATCGCCTTCCCCGGTCGCATCCGATCACTGGTTCGCCGACATCCGGGAGCGGATTGCCTGCAGCCTTGGCTGCGCGGGCGCACACGTCATCCTGGCCGCTTCCGGCACGGATGCGGAGCTTCTTGCCCTCTGCATGATCGCCGGCCTCTCGAGGCGCCCGTTGACCAATGTGCTTGTGGCCCCGGACGAAACGGGAAATGGCGTGCCACGGGCGGCGGCGGGGCGTCATTACTCGGATCTGACAGCACTTGGCGGCGCTGTCGAGGCCGGATCACCTCTTGAAGGCCTGGCGGCGGACCGCATCGAGGTGCGCACCATTGCCATCCGCAATGAGACGGGCGAGCCTCGACATCAGCACGAAATCGATGCCGACGTCATCGCGGCCGTCGAGATGGACCTTCGGCGAGATCGGGATGTCCTTGTTCACGTGCTCGACACCTCGAAAACAGGTTTGCCGGCTGTCACACGAGAGGCAGCGCGCCACGTTGCCGCCCTTGCCCCCGGACGGGTGCGGGTTGTCGTCGATGCCTGTCAATTCCGCGGCTCGATTTCCCAGCTGAAGCAGGATCTTGCCGATGGCTTCGTGGTGGCCTTGACCGGGTCCAAATTCATCGCCGGGCCACCTTTTTCCGGCGCCCTTCTCATCCCTTCGGCCCTGGCGGACGATTTCTCGGCAAGGGCCGATATTCCGGCGGGCCTGGCGGACTATAGCGCGGCCCAGGATTGGCCGGCGGCGCTTCGCCAACGGATGGGCTTCGCGTTCAAGTCGGACCT includes:
- a CDS encoding substrate-binding domain-containing protein → MKLVGIHSLFCILSLAASAFALSTSLSFAQTPDTCVTGVDMATLGPKGIVGQGPHGEKAASPDELKLTDDEAAKVKAGKFKVGISMQTVNLDWSQLQVQGISETLAKYGVTVTGVASAEYQVDKQIADIENTIQQHPDGIISIPVDFTATAPTYKKVGEAGIKLVFMDSIPVGLSSPKDFASMISADSQGNGQIAATILASCMPKGGTIGLVNFGVDYFSTNERTKGVGEWMRKNRPDIVMKQVDFTDPSKVSQIAGDFLTGNPDVKGLYAVWDQPALDTLSSMRAQGIDIPITTVDLGLQSAIEIAKGGPLKATGSQRPYDQGVAEALAMMKALIGQPTPAWVGVQSLPVVQSNVLESFKTVFHKDPPAELVDACNSAKPKCN
- a CDS encoding ABC transporter permease; this translates as MTDTESPAKAAMAKGAANQPGGRSALRHLLQGERPYMLYVAFAIMLIVFSLASPWFLSIDNFLNIGRQTTLVSIIAVGMTFVIISRQIDLSVASTLALSGMSASLAMAFVANNWVVGAVAGLGTGALIGLINGVLTTRLEIPSFLVTLGTLSGARGLALMVTNTKPVIIINEYYFAIFGEGSVLGIPAPILWTLGVTIAGILLLHYSVYGRRVYAAGGNPTAALYSGVHIKQVTTLAFVLTGTLAGLASLILSARSHAARPDVVQGMELDVIASVILGGCSLFGGRGFVLGTLLGSLIIGTLNNGLVLLGVSSSLQLVIKGAIIVAAVAFTRR
- a CDS encoding ATP-grasp domain-containing protein gives rise to the protein MGKAPIVRAVFEGRDISPLWDALFGRVSADVTDAAAFLDVSILLHAIGEEDKAVLSQKAALEIGRKYRIRNGRGTGPNVLVFVTAGDFMANTPIEFLLEASDANILLHYVDADTADLGDVPEHDVAFVAVGESAANLAVLENLDRLLRDWAGPIMNNAPRRIMALSRDGVAEALKDEPSILAPAAARVSRGVVEQLASGEIEVASILEANTYPVIVRPVGTHAGKGMEKISTRSELSAYLEAQAEGEFFVTPFIDYSGTDAKFRKQRVAFINGRPYASHLAVSEHWMVHYLNAGMTQHEDRRAEEALWMANFDNDFAVRHARSFDALHRRLGLDYFAIDCAELSDGRLLVFEADVAMIVHSMDWESIFPYKKSAMRKLFAAFENALARRVARMMPTPAITCAHTGKPVVYQRTEDDCLVCVLAMFTGRTYEDIEAIARSCDPAYPLGGPMSHSIMRGVANKCGFALLSSIYMLWARPAIIGLVSPTIPNTGHAVLWDGEKIIDPGSSERVDRPYVDRCGLEFTQRASDLQPLISHDIEISYLAGAVAANEPL